One window of Aerococcus tenax genomic DNA carries:
- a CDS encoding sensor histidine kinase: protein MKNFLKRQGLTLFTMAFTFLVLVLAVLLFDLDDLVARFLLLFLGFFYGLTLFISYWISGRQVDYHKLYLESQAKAEADRVQADLVKQEQQGYFLTWLHQIKTPIAAAKLLIQDLDPKTKADLEAQLLAIENYTTMVLTYLKVSNEKKNLQIKAVSLDALIAPLLKKYRRIFINSHTRLHYQAIPDQVMTDPTASEIMIEQVLNNALKYAAGREIWITYQADQACLTIRDNGRGIKASDLPKVFDQGYSAFMGQSLRRSTGIGLFLVKQLADRLDQPVELDSTWGQGTTVRIYFHQDAFSGL from the coding sequence GTGAAAAACTTTCTTAAGCGTCAAGGGTTGACCCTTTTTACTATGGCTTTTACCTTTCTGGTTTTAGTATTAGCGGTCCTACTTTTTGATTTAGATGACCTGGTTGCCCGTTTTCTCTTGCTTTTCTTGGGCTTTTTTTATGGCCTTACTTTGTTTATTAGCTATTGGATTTCGGGACGGCAGGTTGACTACCATAAGCTCTACCTTGAAAGCCAGGCCAAGGCTGAAGCTGACCGGGTCCAAGCTGACCTGGTCAAGCAAGAGCAGCAGGGCTATTTCTTGACCTGGCTCCACCAGATCAAGACGCCCATCGCAGCAGCTAAACTTCTCATCCAAGATCTGGACCCCAAGACCAAGGCTGACTTGGAAGCTCAGTTACTAGCTATCGAAAATTACACCACCATGGTGCTCACCTATTTGAAGGTAAGTAATGAGAAGAAGAACCTGCAGATTAAGGCTGTCAGTCTTGATGCCCTCATCGCTCCCTTACTCAAAAAGTACCGGCGAATCTTTATTAATAGTCATACCCGCCTCCACTACCAAGCCATTCCTGACCAAGTCATGACTGATCCTACGGCTTCTGAAATCATGATTGAACAGGTCCTTAATAATGCCCTTAAGTACGCCGCTGGAAGAGAGATTTGGATTACATATCAAGCGGACCAGGCCTGCCTCACTATTAGGGACAACGGCCGGGGGATTAAGGCCAGCGACTTGCCCAAGGTCTTTGACCAGGGTTACTCAGCTTTTATGGGCCAGAGTTTGCGGCGGTCAACGGGGATCGGTCTTTTTCTGGTCAAGCAATTGGCCGATCGTTTAGACCAACCGGTAGAATTAGACTCTACTTGGGGCCAGGGAACCACGGTTAGAATTTACTTCCACCAAGATGCCTTCAGTGGGTTGTAG
- a CDS encoding ABC transporter ATP-binding protein, which yields MLLNVIHLEKIYGQGGNATTALRDVSFQAEAGEFVAIMGESSSGKSTLLNIIATLDKATGGQVLLNGQSLANLGERDLAAFRRQELGFVFQDFNMLNTFTNRDNILLPLVLSNMDYPEMERRLAKIAPLLGIEDLLDKYPYQISGGQQQRVAIGRAIITQPSLILADEPTGALDSKNSEAIMKLFTQLNQQGMTIFMVTHSLRCAAYAKRVLFIKDGVVYHEIYRGEDSLADFQEKIANSLSFLNREEG from the coding sequence ATGCTATTAAACGTGATTCATTTAGAAAAAATATATGGCCAGGGCGGAAATGCCACGACAGCCTTACGGGACGTGAGTTTTCAAGCGGAAGCTGGTGAGTTTGTTGCCATTATGGGGGAGTCCAGCTCAGGGAAATCCACCCTCTTAAATATTATTGCCACTTTGGATAAGGCCACTGGGGGGCAAGTCCTTTTAAATGGCCAATCCCTGGCTAACTTAGGGGAAAGAGACCTGGCTGCCTTTCGCCGCCAAGAGTTGGGTTTTGTCTTCCAAGATTTCAATATGCTTAATACTTTCACCAACCGGGACAATATTCTCCTGCCCCTAGTGCTTTCCAACATGGATTACCCAGAAATGGAGCGACGTTTAGCGAAGATTGCTCCCTTACTGGGGATTGAAGACCTCTTGGACAAGTATCCCTATCAGATTTCCGGAGGGCAGCAGCAAAGGGTGGCTATTGGTCGGGCCATTATTACCCAACCCAGCCTGATTCTGGCTGATGAGCCGACTGGGGCCTTAGATTCTAAAAACAGTGAAGCAATCATGAAACTCTTTACCCAGTTAAACCAGCAGGGTATGACCATTTTCATGGTAACTCATTCCTTACGCTGTGCGGCTTATGCTAAACGCGTTCTCTTTATTAAGGATGGGGTAGTTTACCATGAAATTTACCGAGGTGAAGATTCTTTAGCTGATTTTCAGGAGAAAATCGCCAACAGTCTCTCCTTTTTAAACCGGGAGGAGGGCTAG
- a CDS encoding ABC transporter permease: MNRRLIWQLAKRNLKVSKLIILPFLIVNGLLFALQYVMISLIGNQFVLERNPYFPTVMAFAAVISFFLALAFILYANNFIQKWRSQEFALYSVLGMEKRHIKALLARESLLELGFILPLSIIGGHLIGTFAFMAVNKVMRQSGMTLMDYPLKWEVALITILEILLVHALVYLLNRRRIQKNNPLELMQSGQAREKEPKGNVIVAVLGLALVGIGYYISLTTTNIMQVIYQLLLAIVLVVLGTYCLYNSLSIIFLNWQKQRKSYYYQPKHFLSLSGMLYRMKANAWSLASIAVLSTGVMLVLGLTVSTQRGIENLIDRFQARDYKIELRGPVVEESLDQQLERLETAVDEFSQLAPLEEVNYQLSFGQLAVSQVEDKNLVLQAFTPNNQVTEGLVFFGESLDGYNQNYASQESLAEDQVLMATSQDQLDKVDQIKLGDKVYQVKHMPKDRLPVVAGLDALMLVFPSQEALVQAYQATNTSQDIGYLKSPLSYNVTFDAKGNKEDIDKHLEDYEGTGIEVTSKTIFRESFYQLNGGFISIGAIVSLVLLIGCFLMLYYKQLSEGQEDMKNYRIMRQIGLPNSLIKASIRQQIFWVFVLPLLTAVIHMGFAYPILRQGLGLIAIKDRTLILTSFFAVIVCFSLVYYLMYILTSKAYYRMVTTDQ, from the coding sequence ATGAACCGACGCTTAATCTGGCAGTTAGCCAAACGTAATTTAAAGGTTAGCAAGTTAATTATTCTGCCTTTTCTCATAGTGAACGGGCTCTTATTTGCCCTCCAATATGTGATGATTTCCTTAATAGGTAATCAATTTGTCTTAGAGCGAAATCCTTATTTTCCAACGGTGATGGCCTTTGCTGCTGTTATTAGCTTTTTCTTAGCCCTAGCCTTTATCCTCTATGCCAATAATTTTATTCAGAAGTGGCGTAGCCAGGAGTTCGCCCTCTATAGCGTATTGGGCATGGAAAAGCGGCATATTAAGGCCCTGCTCGCTCGGGAAAGCCTCTTGGAGTTGGGATTCATTCTCCCCTTATCCATTATTGGCGGGCACTTGATTGGGACTTTTGCCTTTATGGCTGTCAACAAAGTCATGCGCCAATCGGGGATGACTTTAATGGATTATCCCTTGAAGTGGGAGGTCGCTTTGATAACCATCCTGGAAATTCTCCTGGTTCATGCCTTAGTTTATCTTCTCAATCGACGTCGCATTCAGAAAAATAACCCCCTCGAACTGATGCAGAGCGGTCAGGCAAGGGAAAAAGAGCCTAAGGGGAATGTTATTGTCGCTGTTCTCGGCTTGGCTTTGGTGGGGATCGGCTATTATATTTCCCTAACCACAACGAATATTATGCAGGTCATTTATCAATTGCTCCTCGCCATTGTCTTAGTTGTGCTGGGGACTTATTGCCTCTATAATTCCCTATCGATCATATTTTTAAACTGGCAGAAACAACGGAAGTCCTATTACTATCAACCTAAGCATTTTCTCAGCCTTTCCGGCATGCTTTACCGGATGAAGGCCAATGCCTGGAGTTTGGCCTCCATAGCGGTTCTTTCCACTGGCGTCATGCTGGTCTTAGGTTTAACCGTTTCAACCCAACGGGGGATTGAAAATTTGATTGACCGTTTTCAAGCCAGAGACTATAAAATTGAATTGCGGGGGCCAGTGGTTGAGGAATCCTTAGACCAGCAACTCGAGCGTTTAGAGACAGCAGTTGATGAATTTAGTCAGTTAGCCCCTTTGGAAGAAGTTAACTATCAGTTGAGTTTTGGCCAGTTAGCTGTTAGCCAAGTGGAGGATAAGAACTTAGTCTTACAAGCCTTTACCCCAAATAACCAAGTCACTGAGGGCCTAGTTTTCTTTGGAGAAAGTTTGGATGGCTATAACCAAAACTATGCCAGTCAGGAAAGTTTGGCAGAAGACCAGGTCTTAATGGCCACTAGTCAAGACCAATTGGACAAGGTAGACCAAATTAAATTGGGGGATAAGGTCTACCAAGTCAAGCATATGCCAAAGGACCGTTTACCTGTGGTGGCGGGGCTGGATGCCTTGATGCTGGTTTTTCCTAGTCAAGAGGCTTTAGTGCAAGCCTACCAAGCGACTAATACTAGCCAAGACATTGGTTATCTCAAGAGTCCGCTAAGTTATAATGTGACTTTTGACGCTAAGGGCAATAAGGAAGACATTGACAAGCACTTGGAGGATTATGAAGGGACAGGGATTGAAGTCACTTCCAAAACTATCTTTCGGGAATCCTTCTATCAGCTTAATGGCGGTTTTATTAGTATCGGCGCCATTGTTTCCTTGGTTTTATTGATTGGTTGCTTCTTGATGCTCTACTATAAGCAGCTTTCTGAAGGCCAGGAAGATATGAAAAACTATCGAATTATGCGCCAAATCGGTTTGCCCAATTCCTTGATCAAGGCAAGCATTCGCCAGCAGATTTTCTGGGTCTTTGTTTTACCGCTTTTGACCGCGGTTATTCATATGGGCTTTGCCTATCCCATTCTGCGCCAAGGCTTAGGTTTGATTGCCATCAAAGACCGAACCCTCATTTTAACGAGTTTCTTTGCGGTCATTGTCTGCTTTAGCTTAGTCTATTATCTCATGTATATTTTGACTTCTAAGGCTTATTACCGCATGGTAACTACAGACCAATAA